In one window of Musa acuminata AAA Group cultivar baxijiao chromosome BXJ3-2, Cavendish_Baxijiao_AAA, whole genome shotgun sequence DNA:
- the LOC135581587 gene encoding MLO-like protein 9 isoform X1 has translation MMAASSGGNARALDQTPTWAVASVCAVIIVISIVLEKGLHRLGEHLGLLTASRILVSSSPQFVPDLCSWFTARRKKALFEALEKVKAELMILGFISLLLTFGQNYIIKICIPEKAADTMLPCRLKQEEVETEEDEDHHRRLLLGAYREMSLKHRILKEDSPVSGCSEGKVSLISLNGLHQLHVFIFFLAVFHVTYSALIMALGRAKIRRWKEWEKETSSLHYEFSYDPSRFRFSRETSFVRRHTSFWNRIPISLYIVSFFSQFFQSVRRTDYWAMRHGFITVHLSPGSKFNFQKYIKRSLEDDFKVVVGISPVLWASAVLFLLLNVKGWQTLFWISIIPLIVILAVGTKLQAIITQMAIEIKEKHSVIQGIPLVQLRNDHFWFGRPQFVLFLIHFTLFQNAFQIMYFLWIWYEFGLNSCFHDNLKLVIARVCLGIGVLFLCSYITLPLYALVSQMGSHMKKSVFDGQTSKAIKKWRQAVKKKSTSSSTGTPYRSLSASPTGGSNPSTLDPIHQFNSAGSISLTFSRRRHFSDIDAEEADAEVPPSAPADSSTSSAAPTHLLIGSTEQRLHEAEDDTEDFSFVRITTP, from the exons ATGATGGCGGCAAGTAGTGGTGGGAATGCGAGAGCGCTCGACCAGACGCCGACGTGGGCGGTGGCTTCGGTCTGTGCTGTTATCATTGTCATCTCCATTGTGCTGGAGAAGGGCCTGCATCGCCTAGGCGAG CACCTTGGCTTGCTCACTGCGTCGAGAATTCTTGTTAGTAGTTCTCCACAGTTTGTGCCTGACCTGTGTTCG TGGTTCACTGCGAGGCGCAAGAAGGCTCTGTTTGAAGCTCTAGAGAAGGTGAAAGCTG AGTTGATGATTCTTGGTTTCATTTCCTTACTGCTGACATTTGGACAGAACTACATTATCAAGATCTGCATACCTGAGAAAGCTGCAGATACCATGTTGCCATGCCGGCTCAAGCAGGAGGAAGTGGAAACAGAAGAGGATGAAGATCATCACCGAAGGCTTTTATTGGGTGCATACAGAGAAATGAGTTTGAAACATAGGATTTTAAAGGAGGATTCACCAGTATCTGGATGCTCTGAA GGCAAGGTATCACTTATCTCGCTAAATGGTCTGCATCAGTTGCACGTGTTCATTTTTTTCTTGGCAGTCTTCCATGTAACATATAGTGCTCTAATAATGGCTCTGGGAAGGGCAAAG ATCCGAAGGTGGAAGGAATGGGAAAAGGAAACCTCATCTCTACATTATGAATTTTCCTACG ATCCTTCAAGATTCAGATTTTCACGTGAGACATCTTTTGTGAGACGACATACAAGTTTTTGGAACAGAATACCAATTTCCCTTTACATC GTTAGTTTTTTCAGTCAATTTTTTCAATCTGTTAGGAGAACTGATTACTGGGCCATGCGACATGGCTTCATTACT GTTCATCTATCTCCTGGTAGTAAGTTTAACTtccaaaaatatattaaaaggtCATTGGAGGATGATTTCAAGGTTGTTGTAGGAATCAG TCCTGTTTTATGGGCTTCTGCAGTTCTCTTCTTGCTGCTCAATGTTAAGG GGTGGCAGACATTATTCTGGATATCCATCATTCCCCTTATT GTGATCTTGGCTGTTGGAACGAAGTTGCAAGCAATCATCACACAGATGGCTATTGAAATCAAAGAGAAGCATTCCGTGATCCAAGGAATTCCTCTGGTGCAGCTACGTAATGATCACTTTTGGTTTGGCCGTCCTCAGTTTGTCTTGTTTCTCATTCATTTTACATTATTTCAG AATGCTTTCCAAATAATGTATTTTCTCTGGATATGG TACGAGTTTGGCCTGAATTCTTGCTTCCATGACAATTTAAAGCTCGTTATTGCCAGAGTATGCCTTGG AATCGGAGTCCTATTTCTGTGTAGCTACATTACACTTCCTTTGTATGCTCTTGTGTCTCAA ATGGGGTCGCATATGAAGAAGTCGGTCTTCGACGGGCAGACATCCAAAGCTATCAAGAAGTGGCGGCAGGCCGTGAAGAAAAAGAGCACGAGCAGTTCGACAGGTACTCCATACAGGTCGCTGTCTGCCAGTCCGACGGGAGGCTCAAATCCTTCAACTCTGGACCCAATTCATCAGTTCAATTCTGCTGGGAGCATATCGCTAACTTTCTCTCGGAGGCGGCATTTCTCAGATATAGATGCCGAGGAGGCCGATGCTGAAGTGCCGCCATCAGCGCCAGCCGACAGCAGCACTTCCAGCGCAGCTCCCACTCACCTGCTGATAGGATCAACCGAGCAACGGTTGCATGAGGCGGAAGACGACACCGAAGACTTCTCATTTGTAAGGATTACGACTCCATGA
- the LOC135581587 gene encoding MLO-like protein 9 isoform X3, with amino-acid sequence MMAASSGGNARALDQTPTWAVASVCAVIIVISIVLEKGLHRLGEWFTARRKKALFEALEKNYIIKICIPEKAADTMLPCRLKQEEVETEEDEDHHRRLLLGAYREMSLKHRILKEDSPVSGCSEGKVSLISLNGLHQLHVFIFFLAVFHVTYSALIMALGRAKIRRWKEWEKETSSLHYEFSYDPSRFRFSRETSFVRRHTSFWNRIPISLYIVSFFSQFFQSVRRTDYWAMRHGFITVHLSPGSKFNFQKYIKRSLEDDFKVVVGISPVLWASAVLFLLLNVKGWQTLFWISIIPLIVILAVGTKLQAIITQMAIEIKEKHSVIQGIPLVQLRNDHFWFGRPQFVLFLIHFTLFQNAFQIMYFLWIWYEFGLNSCFHDNLKLVIARVCLGIGVLFLCSYITLPLYALVSQMGSHMKKSVFDGQTSKAIKKWRQAVKKKSTSSSTGTPYRSLSASPTGGSNPSTLDPIHQFNSAGSISLTFSRRRHFSDIDAEEADAEVPPSAPADSSTSSAAPTHLLIGSTEQRLHEAEDDTEDFSFVRITTP; translated from the exons ATGATGGCGGCAAGTAGTGGTGGGAATGCGAGAGCGCTCGACCAGACGCCGACGTGGGCGGTGGCTTCGGTCTGTGCTGTTATCATTGTCATCTCCATTGTGCTGGAGAAGGGCCTGCATCGCCTAGGCGAG TGGTTCACTGCGAGGCGCAAGAAGGCTCTGTTTGAAGCTCTAGAGAAG AACTACATTATCAAGATCTGCATACCTGAGAAAGCTGCAGATACCATGTTGCCATGCCGGCTCAAGCAGGAGGAAGTGGAAACAGAAGAGGATGAAGATCATCACCGAAGGCTTTTATTGGGTGCATACAGAGAAATGAGTTTGAAACATAGGATTTTAAAGGAGGATTCACCAGTATCTGGATGCTCTGAA GGCAAGGTATCACTTATCTCGCTAAATGGTCTGCATCAGTTGCACGTGTTCATTTTTTTCTTGGCAGTCTTCCATGTAACATATAGTGCTCTAATAATGGCTCTGGGAAGGGCAAAG ATCCGAAGGTGGAAGGAATGGGAAAAGGAAACCTCATCTCTACATTATGAATTTTCCTACG ATCCTTCAAGATTCAGATTTTCACGTGAGACATCTTTTGTGAGACGACATACAAGTTTTTGGAACAGAATACCAATTTCCCTTTACATC GTTAGTTTTTTCAGTCAATTTTTTCAATCTGTTAGGAGAACTGATTACTGGGCCATGCGACATGGCTTCATTACT GTTCATCTATCTCCTGGTAGTAAGTTTAACTtccaaaaatatattaaaaggtCATTGGAGGATGATTTCAAGGTTGTTGTAGGAATCAG TCCTGTTTTATGGGCTTCTGCAGTTCTCTTCTTGCTGCTCAATGTTAAGG GGTGGCAGACATTATTCTGGATATCCATCATTCCCCTTATT GTGATCTTGGCTGTTGGAACGAAGTTGCAAGCAATCATCACACAGATGGCTATTGAAATCAAAGAGAAGCATTCCGTGATCCAAGGAATTCCTCTGGTGCAGCTACGTAATGATCACTTTTGGTTTGGCCGTCCTCAGTTTGTCTTGTTTCTCATTCATTTTACATTATTTCAG AATGCTTTCCAAATAATGTATTTTCTCTGGATATGG TACGAGTTTGGCCTGAATTCTTGCTTCCATGACAATTTAAAGCTCGTTATTGCCAGAGTATGCCTTGG AATCGGAGTCCTATTTCTGTGTAGCTACATTACACTTCCTTTGTATGCTCTTGTGTCTCAA ATGGGGTCGCATATGAAGAAGTCGGTCTTCGACGGGCAGACATCCAAAGCTATCAAGAAGTGGCGGCAGGCCGTGAAGAAAAAGAGCACGAGCAGTTCGACAGGTACTCCATACAGGTCGCTGTCTGCCAGTCCGACGGGAGGCTCAAATCCTTCAACTCTGGACCCAATTCATCAGTTCAATTCTGCTGGGAGCATATCGCTAACTTTCTCTCGGAGGCGGCATTTCTCAGATATAGATGCCGAGGAGGCCGATGCTGAAGTGCCGCCATCAGCGCCAGCCGACAGCAGCACTTCCAGCGCAGCTCCCACTCACCTGCTGATAGGATCAACCGAGCAACGGTTGCATGAGGCGGAAGACGACACCGAAGACTTCTCATTTGTAAGGATTACGACTCCATGA
- the LOC135630980 gene encoding HMG1/2-like protein, translating into MKRGKSKVDAPKKADTKLSVKKGPERASKKPRKTKADKDPNKPKRPPSAFFVFMEEFRKSFKEKNPNNKSVSVVGKAGGDKWKSLSEAEKAPYVAKAAKFKTEYTKKIAAYNKNQSGGGSHAAADEDESDKSKSEVNDDDEEEEGSEEEEEDDE; encoded by the exons ATGAAACGGGGAAAATCGAAGGTCGATGCCCCCAAGAAGGCCGACACCAA GCTGTCGGTGAAGAAGGGACCGGAGAGGGCGAGTAAGAAGCCGAGGAAGACAAAGGCGGACAAGGATCCGAACAAGCCCAAGAGGCCTCCCAGCGCCTTCTTCGTCTTCAT GGAAGAATTCAGGAAGTCATTCAAGGAAAAGAATCCAAATAACAAATCGGTCTCTGTG GTGGGTAAAGCCGGTGGAGACAAGTGGAAATCCTTGTCGGAAGCT GAGAAGGCTCCTTATGTGGCCAAGGCAGCCAAGTTCAAGACAGAGTACACCAAGAAAATAGCTGCATACAATAAGAATCAG TCTGGGGGAGGAAGTCACGCTGCTGCGGATGAAGATGAGTCCGACAAGTCCAAGTCTGAGGTGAACGATGAcgacgaggaagaagagggaagcgAGGAG GAAGAGGAAGACGATGAATGA
- the LOC135631101 gene encoding probable E3 ubiquitin-protein ligase ATL45 encodes MRSPARFLQSSDHAEPPSSLLIDSDIVVILAALLCGLISVVGLALVARCAWHRRSASAPPNKGLKRKAVQALPTLSFDSSSSNTAASPDAASGGVKLVDCAICLAEFADGDVVRVLPQCGHGFHTGCIDTWLRSHSSCPSCRRILVVTASPSRCQSCGATHKAPYGGAESTFLA; translated from the coding sequence ATGCGTTCTCCAGCGAGGTTCCTCCAGTCCTCCGACCACGCGGAGCCGCCGAGCTCCCTGCTCATCGACTCCGACATCGTCGTCATCCTCGCCGCCCTCCTCTGCGGCCTCATCTCCGTCGTCGGCCTCGCCCTCGTCGCTCGCTGCGCCTGGCACCGCCGCTCTGCCTCCGCCCCGCCCAACAAGGGGCTGAAGAGGAAGGCCGTCCAAGCCCTGCCGACGCTCTCCTTCGACTCCTCCTCATCCAACACCGCCGCCTCCCCCGACGCTGCCAGCGGCGGCGTTAAGCTGGTCGACTGCGCCATCTGCCTCGCCGAGTTCGCCGACGGCGACGTGGTCCGCGTCCTGCCGCAGTGCGGCCACGGGTTCCACACCGGGTGCATCGACACGTGGCTCCGGTCCCATTCCTCCTGCCCCTCCTGCCGCCGAATCCTGGTGGTCACCGCTTCGCCGTCTCGGTGCCAGAGCTGCGGCGCCACCCACAAGGCGCCTTATGGTGGCGCCGAAAGCACGTTCTTAGCGTAG
- the LOC135581587 gene encoding MLO-like protein 9 isoform X2, whose translation MMAASSGGNARALDQTPTWAVASVCAVIIVISIVLEKGLHRLGEWFTARRKKALFEALEKVKAELMILGFISLLLTFGQNYIIKICIPEKAADTMLPCRLKQEEVETEEDEDHHRRLLLGAYREMSLKHRILKEDSPVSGCSEGKVSLISLNGLHQLHVFIFFLAVFHVTYSALIMALGRAKIRRWKEWEKETSSLHYEFSYDPSRFRFSRETSFVRRHTSFWNRIPISLYIVSFFSQFFQSVRRTDYWAMRHGFITVHLSPGSKFNFQKYIKRSLEDDFKVVVGISPVLWASAVLFLLLNVKGWQTLFWISIIPLIVILAVGTKLQAIITQMAIEIKEKHSVIQGIPLVQLRNDHFWFGRPQFVLFLIHFTLFQNAFQIMYFLWIWYEFGLNSCFHDNLKLVIARVCLGIGVLFLCSYITLPLYALVSQMGSHMKKSVFDGQTSKAIKKWRQAVKKKSTSSSTGTPYRSLSASPTGGSNPSTLDPIHQFNSAGSISLTFSRRRHFSDIDAEEADAEVPPSAPADSSTSSAAPTHLLIGSTEQRLHEAEDDTEDFSFVRITTP comes from the exons ATGATGGCGGCAAGTAGTGGTGGGAATGCGAGAGCGCTCGACCAGACGCCGACGTGGGCGGTGGCTTCGGTCTGTGCTGTTATCATTGTCATCTCCATTGTGCTGGAGAAGGGCCTGCATCGCCTAGGCGAG TGGTTCACTGCGAGGCGCAAGAAGGCTCTGTTTGAAGCTCTAGAGAAGGTGAAAGCTG AGTTGATGATTCTTGGTTTCATTTCCTTACTGCTGACATTTGGACAGAACTACATTATCAAGATCTGCATACCTGAGAAAGCTGCAGATACCATGTTGCCATGCCGGCTCAAGCAGGAGGAAGTGGAAACAGAAGAGGATGAAGATCATCACCGAAGGCTTTTATTGGGTGCATACAGAGAAATGAGTTTGAAACATAGGATTTTAAAGGAGGATTCACCAGTATCTGGATGCTCTGAA GGCAAGGTATCACTTATCTCGCTAAATGGTCTGCATCAGTTGCACGTGTTCATTTTTTTCTTGGCAGTCTTCCATGTAACATATAGTGCTCTAATAATGGCTCTGGGAAGGGCAAAG ATCCGAAGGTGGAAGGAATGGGAAAAGGAAACCTCATCTCTACATTATGAATTTTCCTACG ATCCTTCAAGATTCAGATTTTCACGTGAGACATCTTTTGTGAGACGACATACAAGTTTTTGGAACAGAATACCAATTTCCCTTTACATC GTTAGTTTTTTCAGTCAATTTTTTCAATCTGTTAGGAGAACTGATTACTGGGCCATGCGACATGGCTTCATTACT GTTCATCTATCTCCTGGTAGTAAGTTTAACTtccaaaaatatattaaaaggtCATTGGAGGATGATTTCAAGGTTGTTGTAGGAATCAG TCCTGTTTTATGGGCTTCTGCAGTTCTCTTCTTGCTGCTCAATGTTAAGG GGTGGCAGACATTATTCTGGATATCCATCATTCCCCTTATT GTGATCTTGGCTGTTGGAACGAAGTTGCAAGCAATCATCACACAGATGGCTATTGAAATCAAAGAGAAGCATTCCGTGATCCAAGGAATTCCTCTGGTGCAGCTACGTAATGATCACTTTTGGTTTGGCCGTCCTCAGTTTGTCTTGTTTCTCATTCATTTTACATTATTTCAG AATGCTTTCCAAATAATGTATTTTCTCTGGATATGG TACGAGTTTGGCCTGAATTCTTGCTTCCATGACAATTTAAAGCTCGTTATTGCCAGAGTATGCCTTGG AATCGGAGTCCTATTTCTGTGTAGCTACATTACACTTCCTTTGTATGCTCTTGTGTCTCAA ATGGGGTCGCATATGAAGAAGTCGGTCTTCGACGGGCAGACATCCAAAGCTATCAAGAAGTGGCGGCAGGCCGTGAAGAAAAAGAGCACGAGCAGTTCGACAGGTACTCCATACAGGTCGCTGTCTGCCAGTCCGACGGGAGGCTCAAATCCTTCAACTCTGGACCCAATTCATCAGTTCAATTCTGCTGGGAGCATATCGCTAACTTTCTCTCGGAGGCGGCATTTCTCAGATATAGATGCCGAGGAGGCCGATGCTGAAGTGCCGCCATCAGCGCCAGCCGACAGCAGCACTTCCAGCGCAGCTCCCACTCACCTGCTGATAGGATCAACCGAGCAACGGTTGCATGAGGCGGAAGACGACACCGAAGACTTCTCATTTGTAAGGATTACGACTCCATGA
- the LOC135631525 gene encoding protein PIN-LIKES 7-like, with protein sequence MGFWSLFLVASEPNLQFLLIGTLGAYLASSYSNVLLAGARRDMNKVVFAVFTPSLMFASLAKTVTFEQIISWWFMPVNIGITFLVGGILGWIVVKILRPPKHLEGLVIASTSAGNLGNLLLIIIPAICEENGNPFGDKNICNSRGLSYVSFSMALGGFYIWTIAYGLMKNAGKVYHGSQLGSNLVKEDGGGVSTGQESMLSVSVQPVEEVGQNQIEVPLLHDKGVKLWEKLTGILHGIVEELMAPPTVAAIIGFAVGAIPWLKSLFIGASAPLRVVQGSIKLLGDGTVPCITLILGGNLTQGFHKSRIKRKVILAIVCVRYMILPAFGIGVVKAAYELGFVPYDPLYRYVLMIQFTVPPAMNIATMAQLFDVGQDECSVIFLWTYVIATVALTVWSTIFMWILS encoded by the exons ATGGGGTTTTGGTCACTGTTCCTGGTGGCATCCGAGCCAAACCTGCAGTTCCTGCTCATCGGCACGCTGGGGGCTTATCTTGCGTCtagctacagcaatgtactccttGCCGGTGCTCGCCGAGACATGAACAAG GTTGTGTTCGCGGTCTTCACCCCATCTCTAATGTTTGCTAGTCTAGCAAAGACCGTCACGTTTGAGCAAATCATATCTTG GTGGTTTATGCCTGTTAATATCGGGATTACGTTCCTCGTCGGTGGAATCCTGGGATGGATAGTAGTGAAGATCTTAAGGCCACCAAAGCATCTTGAGGGCCTTGTGATAGCTTCGACTTCTGCGG GTAACCTCGGCAATCTGCTGCTGATAATTATCCCGGCGATCTGCGAAGAGAATGGCAACCCCTTCGGAGACAAAAATATTTGCAACTCTCGTGgactctcctatgtttctttctcCATGGCG cttgggggATTCTACATTTGGACAATAGCCTACGGTCTCATGAAGAACGCTGGTAAAGTATATCATGGGAGCCAATTAGGGAGCAATCTTGTCAAGGAAGATGGTGGTGGAGTCTCTACAGGTCAGGAGAGCATGCTTTCAGTATCAGTGCAACCAGTGGAAGAAGTTGGACAAAACCAAATT GAAGTTCCACTGCTACATGATAAGGGAGTGAAGTTATGGGAGAAACTGACCGGAATTCTCCACGGTATTGTCGAGGAGTTGATGGCTCCACCAACTGTTGCAGCC ATTATAGGATTCGCGGTTGGTGCAATTCCATGGCTGAAGTCGCTATTCATAGGAGCAAGTGCACCTCTCAGGGTTGTTCAAGGCTCCATCAAACTATTAGG TGATGGCACAGTACCCTGCATTACTCTCATTCTCGGTGGAAACTTGACGCAGG GATTTCACAAGTCGCGCATCAAGCGTAAGGTGATCTTAGCAATCGTTTGCGTTCGGTACATGATCCTTCCTGCGTTCGGGATCGGCGTGGTGAAAGCAGCATATGAATTAGGGTTCGTGCCGTACGATCCACTTTACCGATACGTGCTAATGATACAATTTACTGTTCCACCTGCCATGAATATAG CTACCATGGCTCAGTTGTTTGATGTTGGCCAAGACGAGTGCTCTGTCATCTTCCTGTGGACTTATGTGATCGCCACCGTCGCACTCACCGTTTGGTCAACAATCTTCATGTGGATCTTATCTTAG
- the LOC103971263 gene encoding cytokinin riboside 5'-monophosphate phosphoribohydrolase LOG1 gives MEEITVGKSRFKRVCVFCGSSTGKRNCYQDAAVELGKELVARKVDLVYGGGSVGLMGLVSEAVHTGGGHVIGIIPRTLMSKEITGETFGEVKPVASMHQRKAEMARHSDAFIALPGGYGTLEELLEVITWAQLGIHNKPVGLLNVDGYYNSLLAFIDKAVEDGFIQPYQRHIFVSAPNAKDLVQKLEEYVPVEDALIAKLSWEMEQVGLNSTLQAEIAR, from the exons ATGGAGGAGATCACGGTCGGGAAGTCGAGGTTCAAGAGGGTGTGCGTGTTCTGTGGGAGCAGCACCGGGAAGAGGAACTGTTACCAAGATGCAGCCGTGGAGCTTGGAAAGGAACTG GTGGCGAGGAAGGTCGATCTGGTGTATGGAGGGGGCAGTGTGGGGCTGATGGGCTTGGTCTCCGAAGCTGTTCATACTGGTGGAGGCCATGTCATTGG GATCATCCCAAGAACTCTGATGTCCAAAGAG ATTACGGGGGAGACGTTTGGGGAAGTGAAGCCGGTGGCCAGCATGCACCAGCGCAAGGCCGAAATGGCCCGCCACTCTGACGCCTTCATCGCACTACCTG GTGGGTATGGAACACTGGAGGAGCTGCTGGAGGTCATCACCTGGGCTCAGCTCGGCATCCACAACAAACCC GTTGGCTTGCTTAATGTGGACGGCTACTACAACTCTCTGCTGGCCTTCATAGACAAGGCCGTGGAGGATGGTTTCATCCAACCTTACCAGCGTCACATCTTCGTCTCCGCTCCCAACGCAAAAGACCTCGTCCAAAAGCTCGAG GAATACGTGCCCGTCGAGGATGCTCTGATCGCCAAACTGAGCTGGGAGATGGAGCAGGTGGGACTAAACTCCACCCTTCAAGCTGAGATCGCCCGGTAG